A stretch of DNA from Staphylococcus equorum:
TTTAATTGATATTGATCAAGTTCAATGTCTAATTCATCCAAAAGTTTGGTTAACGTCTGTGTAGATACACCAATTTCATGTGCTAAGCCATATTGCTTGATAGGTTCTTTAGCTTGAATCAAAGCATATAAAATAATAACTTTTTGTTCTTCTTGAGATAAATCGATTGTATTTTGTTGTGACAGTACATTTTTCAGTGAGGTCACTGCATGCTCATCTGCATCGAGTTGTATTCCTTTTTTAGTCACACGTTCTAATTTAATATTAAACGTATTTATGAATGACTCAATGGATTTTAACTCTCTATGAATAGTACGAGAGGATACAGCTAGATGTTGAGCAATGTCATAAATCGTGACATATTGACCGTGATACTTAATTAACATTTCGATAATTTCTTTTTCACGTGTACTCAAAAACATAGTCATACCCTCCAGTATTATTCTATATAATTTTAATTAATTTTCGTCTTGCTTAAGATTTTCAAGTAATTCATCATATCTAGGTGAATTTAAGAAATTGTCTACTGAAATATGAATTGCATTAGGTGCTTGTTTAATTGCTCTATCGGTAAGTTTTTTCTGTGTAATAACAAGTTGTGCATCCTCAGTTAATTGATTGATTGCGGTATTTGAAACATCCACATCTTGGATACCTGCTTTTTTAAATTTATTACGTAACATACTTGCTCCCATAGCACTTGAGCCCATACCAGCATCACAAGCGAATATAGCATGGTTTACTTTACTATAATCATGCGCATGTACATTTTCTGTATCATAATTATCTAATAAGTCTTCTTCAGATTGTGCTTCACTACTTTCAGTATCTGAAGATGTAGCTGCAGCACCAGTCGTTCCAACAGTATTATTATCTTTATTCCCTGTTAGTTTAGAAGATACACTTGATTTTTTACCTTTAGTAGATTCCATTTTTTCTGTTGCAGCTTCTAAATCTTCATCAGGTTCTTTTGTGAACTTCAAGATGATGGCAGCAACGATGAATGAAACTAAGGCTGCGAGTACTACACCGATAAGCATGTGTAAAAATTCACCTTTAGGCGCGTTCAGAACATAAACGATAAAGGAGCCAGGTGAAGCTGGGCTCTTGAATCCAAAGTCAAATAGTGAATAAGTAGCAACGCCTGTCATACCTCCTAAAATTACAGCTACGAATAGTAACGGACGCATTAATACGTAAGGGAAGTAAATTTCATGAATACCACCTAAGAAGTGGATAATACCAGCACCGTAAGATGTAGCTCTTGCAGTTCCAGTACCAAAAATCATATAAGCAACTAAAATACCTAAACCAGGTCCAGGGTTAGATTCAATTGTATATAAAATGGATTGACCAGCAGAAGCTGCCTGATCGGCACCAAGAGGCGTAAACACGCCATGGTTGATTGCATTATTTAAGAATACGATTTTTGCAGGTTCTACTATAATACTTACTAATGGAAGTAAATGAGCATGTACTAACGTTTCAACTGCTAATGAAAGGATGTACATAATGAATTCCATAATTGGTGCTAAAAGTTTGAAACCTAGGATAGTCATTATAAAACCTAAAATACCAGCAGAGAAGTTATTGAATAACATTTCAAAGCCTTGTGGTGTTCTCGGTTGAATAAATTCGTCAGTTTTTTTCATTAACCAACCAACGAGAGGTCCCATAATCATTGCACCAAGTAACATTGGTGTATCTGGTAAAGCAACGATAACCCCCATTGTTGCTACAGCAGCAATAATACCGCCACGCATTTCATGAATTAAACGTCCACCACTATAAGCAATAAGTAATGGAATCAAGTATGAAATCATTGGTCCAGATAATTCACTTAACTCTTTATTTGGCCACCAACCACCATCAATGAAAATAGCAGCGATAAAACCCCATGCGATAAATGCACCAATGTTTGGCATGATCATACTACTAAGAAACGAGCCAAATGCCTGGACTTTGCGCCCAATACCTTTGTTTTCTTTAGTCTCTGTTTGTGACATAAATTGCACCTCTTTTTCTCTTTTTATTTATAAGTTCATTGTATGGCTGTTTACATTAATAAACAACTTAAAGTAATTTCAAGTTTGTCATAGAGTTTTTGACAACTTTACGACAGTTATCTAATATAAAAAAGAAAGAAAATTACGTAGTGTGACAACATATAAATAAAATTTTAAGTGGTTGTAAAAATAATGTTAATAAATGATTTGCAAAAAACATTGTTTACATTGTACAATAAGAATTATTGAGGGAAAGGAGGACAGTTAAATCGTTTAGTTCAATTATAGCGCCTGTGCAAGTGAAGTGATAAATGTTAAATATTTAAGGTTTATAACAGAAATCTTAATAGACATGATATCAGTACTTGTAGACGAGGAGGATAGTTATCGAACCATCGGCGGATGCTATCCCGGATGTGGCTCATTCGTGAACTTATTAAGGAAAACATTAGGGCAACCTAGTGCACAAAGTTAATAAGATAGCCAAAAATAAAATAAAAATAATATTATAAGGTGTATGGGACTAATATGCCTATCTTAGACATGGATTCGCTTTTAAATAAACAAAGGCACCAGTCCGTCTATGATGGCTTATAAGCAAATGAACAGGTTCGTACACGCTGAACGTTCGTTGCCCATCGCCATTACATTGGAGGAAAA
This window harbors:
- a CDS encoding PTS mannitol transporter subunit IICB; its protein translation is MSQTETKENKGIGRKVQAFGSFLSSMIMPNIGAFIAWGFIAAIFIDGGWWPNKELSELSGPMISYLIPLLIAYSGGRLIHEMRGGIIAAVATMGVIVALPDTPMLLGAMIMGPLVGWLMKKTDEFIQPRTPQGFEMLFNNFSAGILGFIMTILGFKLLAPIMEFIMYILSLAVETLVHAHLLPLVSIIVEPAKIVFLNNAINHGVFTPLGADQAASAGQSILYTIESNPGPGLGILVAYMIFGTGTARATSYGAGIIHFLGGIHEIYFPYVLMRPLLFVAVILGGMTGVATYSLFDFGFKSPASPGSFIVYVLNAPKGEFLHMLIGVVLAALVSFIVAAIILKFTKEPDEDLEAATEKMESTKGKKSSVSSKLTGNKDNNTVGTTGAAATSSDTESSEAQSEEDLLDNYDTENVHAHDYSKVNHAIFACDAGMGSSAMGASMLRNKFKKAGIQDVDVSNTAINQLTEDAQLVITQKKLTDRAIKQAPNAIHISVDNFLNSPRYDELLENLKQDEN